The uncultured Mailhella sp. genome segment GCCAAGTATCCCGTCTTCATCGGCGTTGCCGGTGCCGATCCGCTGAACGCTCACGTGAAGGACGACATTGAACACGCCGTCAAGGATCTCGGCCTCAAGGGCGTTTCCGTGGATCCCTTCTCCCTGAAAACCACCGCCGACGACAAGCGCTTCTACCCCATCTATGAAAAGTGCGCCGAACTGAACGTTCCGGTCATCATCACCATCGGCCCCCTGCCCATCCGCTGCGGCTCCTATCTGGAATGGGGCAGCCCGCTTCCCGTGGATCATATCTGCGCGGACCTGCCCGACCTCAAGGTGCTGCTCTCCCACGCCGGATTCCCCTTCACGCAGGAACTCATCGCCATCGTCTGGCGTCACGAAAACCTGTACTTTGAAAGCTCCATCTACCGCCATCTCCCCGGCGCCGATCTGCTGGTCGAGGCCGTGAACACCTGCATCGGCGACAAGATGTGCTACGCCTCGGCCTACCCCTATGCCGACTACACGCAGGCGCTGCCCAAGTTCCTGGCGCAGGGATACAATCCCATCGTTCTTCCCAAGATTCTGCATGAAAACGCCGAACGCCTGTTCGGACTGAACTAACTCCCCATGTGGCCGGTCTTTCGGGATCGGCCACATGCGCACGGCAAGATTTTCAAAACATTCTGACGATCGGAGGAGGCATGCTGAACCCCCTGTTCAAAGGCATTGACCGCATGACGAGCGCACTGATCATCCTGACGTTCTCCATGATGTGCATTGTCATCTTCGCGCAGGTCATCACACGATATATATTCAGTTTTTCCCTGCCCTGGGCCGAAGAAGTCGGACGTTTTCTTTTTCTGGCGCTCTCCTACCTCGGAGTATCCATGGGCATGAAGCGCCAGGCGCACCTTCGCGTGGACATCGTTCTTTTATACATGCCGCCTTTCATAAAAAAAGTATTTGAAGTCCTTTCTCAGGCGATATGCGCAGGATTTTTCATCTTTATTGTTTATGAAGGAATCTCCATGACCATGAAGGTATGGAGAATCGAACAGACGGCCGTCTCCCTTCCTCTTCCCATATGGGTGGTATGGGCATGCATTCCCTTCAGCGCCTTTCTTACAACGCTGCAATGCTTCAAAAACATTTATGAACTTCTTTCCGGAACTGTTCCGGACGGCGCGGGGGAACAGGCATGAATGAACTGACGCTCATGTTCACGATCATCGTGGGACTGCTGGTCATCGGCGTTCCCATCGGCGTATCCCTCGGCATCGGCGTCGTCGGGGCGCTGTGGTGGGCCGACGAATCCATGATGTTCTTCACTCAGAAGCTTTTCAACAACTTCGACTCCTTCCCCCTTCTGGCCATTCCCTTCTTTCTGCTCTCCGGCGACATCATGGCGCGCGGAACCCTTGCCGACACGCTGCTGAACTTCTGCCGGAGCATGCTCGGTCACAGAAAGGCCGGCATGGCCTACATCACCATCGTCACCTGCCTGTTCTACGGCGCGCTCTGCGGCTCCGCCGTGGCCACCACCGCCGCCGTCGGCGCAACCATGATTCCCGCCATGGAAAAGGAAGGATATCCGAAATCCTTCGCCACGGCCGTCAACGCCTCTTCCGGAGCCCTCGGCATCATCATTCCGCCCAGCATTCCCATGATTCTGTACGGCGCCTTCGGCGGGGTATCCGTTTCCAACATGTTTCTTGCCGGCATCATTCCCGGCTGCTTCGTCGCTCTCATGCTCATGGTCACGGCAGGCTTCATCTGCGCCAAAAACCACTACGGCAACGTGCTCCCCAAGGCCAGCGCCAGGGAACGCTGGGCGAGCTTCCGCGAAGCAAAATGGGCTCTCGGCGTGCCGGTCATCATTCTCGGCGGCATCTACGGCGGCATCACCACGCCTACCGAAGCCGGCGTCGTGGCCGTGGTCTATTCCTTCATTGTGGAAAAATTCATCCGCAAGTCCATGACCATGGCCGTCTTCCGCAAAATCATGGTGGATTCCGCCACCACGCTCGGCCTCATCATGCTGGTTCTTGTCACCGCCAACGCGCTCGGCAACATCATGATGCTGGCCAATATTCAGGATTCCCTTCTGCACTGGGTACAGTCCCTCACCACGAGTCCCCACGTGCTGACGGCCGTGCTGCTGATCATGCTTTTCATTCTCGGCATGTTCGTGGAAGTGTCCGCCATCATTCTCATCTTTGCCCCGCTTCTGGTTCCCATAGTAACGAGCTACGGCATCGATCCCGTGCATTTCGGCATCGCCTTCATCGTCTCCATGTGCCTCGGCGGCCTCACGCCTCCCGTCGGCGTCAATCTGTTCATCGGATGCAGCATCAGCGGACTGAACATCGCCATCCTCACCAAGGCCATTCTGCCCTTCATCGGAGCCATCATAGCGGCAAACTTCATCCTGGCCTATGTTCCGTTCCTCAGTCTGTGCCTCTTGTAATCCTGTTTCATGCTACGGAGTGCAACCATGAAAATTCGTCTTGCTTCCCTTGCCCTGGCCCTTGCTCTGAGTCTTGCCGGCACCGCCTTCGTGTCCGACGGCATGGCCGCCCCCAAAAAAATCAAGGTCTGGACCGGCAACCCGGAAGGCGATCCCATTCTCGCAGGCATGAAGGACGCCTTCAAACCGTTCGTGGAAAAGGAATCCAAGGGAAAGTATGTGGTGGAAATCTACCCGGCAGCATCACTCGGAGCTTCCGATACGGCCTTTCAGGGAGTCCAGTTCGGCAGCATTCAGATCGTTGTCGATGCCGTAAACAATATCAGTCAGTTTATCCCTCAGTTCTCCGCCTTTGACGTGCCCTATCTGCTTCCGGACGAGGAAAAGCTGAACAGGGCCTTCCATTCCAAGGCCGTGGAACGCCTCTGGACCTTCGCCGAAAAGAAGGGCATCAAGCCTCTCAACGTCGTTCTGGCCACCTACCGCGGCATTCTCTCCAACAAGCCCATTCTCAAGCTGGAAGACGCGCGCGGCCTCAAGGACAGAACCTCTTCCTCCAAATATCACATTGCGGCCATGGAATCGCTCGGCTTCATTCCCACGCCCATGGCCGCCTCGGAAGTGCTTACCGCCATGCAGCAGGGCGTCATCGACTCCGTGGACTTCGAATGGCACGCCTTCGTCAATCAGAGAATCGTCGATGTGGCCAAGAACCTGCTTCTCTCCGACCATCTGCCCGTGCTGTACATGGCCTACACGAGCTCCGACTGGTGGGACGGCCTTTCCAGGGCCGACCGGGAAATGTTCACGAAGGCGCTGGAAGCCTACCGTCGGCACGTCATCAACATTTATAAGGAACGCAACGCCCAGGTGCTTGAAACCATGGAAAA includes the following:
- a CDS encoding TRAP transporter large permease — encoded protein: MNELTLMFTIIVGLLVIGVPIGVSLGIGVVGALWWADESMMFFTQKLFNNFDSFPLLAIPFFLLSGDIMARGTLADTLLNFCRSMLGHRKAGMAYITIVTCLFYGALCGSAVATTAAVGATMIPAMEKEGYPKSFATAVNASSGALGIIIPPSIPMILYGAFGGVSVSNMFLAGIIPGCFVALMLMVTAGFICAKNHYGNVLPKASARERWASFREAKWALGVPVIILGGIYGGITTPTEAGVVAVVYSFIVEKFIRKSMTMAVFRKIMVDSATTLGLIMLVLVTANALGNIMMLANIQDSLLHWVQSLTTSPHVLTAVLLIMLFILGMFVEVSAIILIFAPLLVPIVTSYGIDPVHFGIAFIVSMCLGGLTPPVGVNLFIGCSISGLNIAILTKAILPFIGAIIAANFILAYVPFLSLCLL
- a CDS encoding TRAP transporter small permease, which gives rise to MLNPLFKGIDRMTSALIILTFSMMCIVIFAQVITRYIFSFSLPWAEEVGRFLFLALSYLGVSMGMKRQAHLRVDIVLLYMPPFIKKVFEVLSQAICAGFFIFIVYEGISMTMKVWRIEQTAVSLPLPIWVVWACIPFSAFLTTLQCFKNIYELLSGTVPDGAGEQA
- a CDS encoding TRAP transporter substrate-binding protein, translated to MKIRLASLALALALSLAGTAFVSDGMAAPKKIKVWTGNPEGDPILAGMKDAFKPFVEKESKGKYVVEIYPAASLGASDTAFQGVQFGSIQIVVDAVNNISQFIPQFSAFDVPYLLPDEEKLNRAFHSKAVERLWTFAEKKGIKPLNVVLATYRGILSNKPILKLEDARGLKDRTSSSKYHIAAMESLGFIPTPMAASEVLTAMQQGVIDSVDFEWHAFVNQRIVDVAKNLLLSDHLPVLYMAYTSSDWWDGLSRADREMFTKALEAYRRHVINIYKERNAQVLETMEKDFGVTITRLSPEEKARWIEASKSAVKSFPEDIAALAEEIRAAGEGK
- a CDS encoding amidohydrolase family protein; this encodes MAIIDCRFRPLTPEFECYINPEPANFWITQTRPLKPEPLDVTMKYFKKMGITGAVCSGRDMRSTGGAYVSNEYIADLVAKYPVFIGVAGADPLNAHVKDDIEHAVKDLGLKGVSVDPFSLKTTADDKRFYPIYEKCAELNVPVIITIGPLPIRCGSYLEWGSPLPVDHICADLPDLKVLLSHAGFPFTQELIAIVWRHENLYFESSIYRHLPGADLLVEAVNTCIGDKMCYASAYPYADYTQALPKFLAQGYNPIVLPKILHENAERLFGLN